From a single Cotesia glomerata isolate CgM1 linkage group LG6, MPM_Cglom_v2.3, whole genome shotgun sequence genomic region:
- the LOC123267238 gene encoding uncharacterized protein LOC123267238, whose translation MSSYPKTGRSDSARRSRPRKRSFHGNQFSNTESNECGDNNESISAKKLSNTMSENMKKKKENEKHERPLLNFKVSGDGTWRKRGFKSLFGVTTLIGYYTGKVVDLVVWSSYCHACAIWKNKPKTSPEYIAWEENHDEESCTQTHEGSAGSMEVEAIKTMFTRSEELHGVKYGNYIGDGDSKTFSAVIKLNPYGDELTVTKSECIGHVQKRMGTRLRSVKKEKHLGGRGKLTEVLIKKLSTYYGLAIRRNVNSVEDMKNEILATYFHMISTDDNPQHDKCPKGVDSWCKWNEAKALGTETPKHPTPLHPDVQKAIFPINQDLSRVDLLERCLGGHTQNANESFNSTIWRMAPKHLHSGLKTIEIAAYLAACLFNEGSSSILLVMNELGLIVGNNSFNHAQQSDSQRVTRQNRRSSLDSKEARKARKEKLQAQNEAYEAEEGLQYGAGIAD comes from the exons ATGTCTTCGTATCCAAAAACAGGACGTAGTGATAGTGCTCGTCGTAGTAGACCACGCAAAAGATCTTTTCACGGAAATCAGTTTTCAAATACTGAATCAAACGAGTGTGGTGATAATAACGAGAGTATAAGTGCCAAAAAGCTATCAAATACAATGAGTGAAAAT atgaagaaaaaaaaagaaaatgagaaGCACGAAAGACctcttcttaattttaaagtatctGGTGATGGAACTTGGAGGAAACGAGGATTCAAATCATTATTTGGCGTTACAACTCTAATAGGCTATTATACTGGAAAGGTTGTAGATTTAGTTGTTTGGAGTAGTTATTGTCATGCGTGTGCAATATGGAAGAACAAACCGAAAACTTCACCGGAATATATAGCTTGGGAAGAAAACCATGATGAAGAAAGCTGCACACAAACACATGAAGGATCTGCGGGAAGTATGGAAGTTGAAGCTATCAAAACGATGTTTACAAGGTCAGAAGAATTACACGGAGTAAAGTACGGTAATTATATAGGCGATGGAGATTCCAAAACATTCTCAGCAGTGATAAAATTGAACCCGTATGGTGATGAACTGACAGTAACTAAAAGCGAATGTATAGGTCATGTGCAAAAAAGAATGGGAACGCGACTCCGGAgcgtaaaaaaagaaaaacatttgGGCGGAAGAGGAAAGTTGAcagaagttttaataaaaaaattaagcacTTACTATGGACTAGCAATTAGGAGAAATGTAAATAGCGTTGAAGACATGAAAAATGAGATATTGGCAACTTATTTCCATATGATATCAACAGATGATAATCCACAACATGACAAATGTCCAAAGGGTGTAGATAGCTGGTGTAAGTGGAACGAAGCTAAAGCTCTGGGGACAGAAACTCCAAAACATCCGACACCTTTGCATCCTGACGTTCAAAAAGCGATTTTTCCAATTAATCAGGATTTATCCCGGGTAGATTTATTGGAGAGATGTTTAGGAGGCCATACTCAAAATGCTAATGAAAGTTTTAATTCAACTATTTGGCGTATGGCCCCTAAACATTTGCATAGTGgtttaaaaactattgaaattgCTGCATACTTGGCTGCTTGCTTATTCAATGAAGGCAgttcaagtattttattagTCATGAACGAGTTAGGTCTCATCGTTGGGAACAATAGCTTCAATCACGCACAACAATCCGACAGTCAGCGCGTAACCCGTCAGAATCGACGCAGCTCCTTGGACAGTAAAGAAGCCCGAAAAGCACGAAAAGAAAAGCTACAAGCTCAAAATGAAGCATATGAAGCTGAAGAAGGCTTACAATATGGTGCTGGAATAGCTGATTAA
- the LOC123267650 gene encoding serine/threonine-protein phosphatase 6 regulatory ankyrin repeat subunit B-like isoform X1, whose protein sequence is MRVENIKINLKKVMAAVNSNILSRKLSNAVHRGDYDEVLSLITILKETDENLWQDCSYSLLSDAIKKGHKSVAILLLNNQAKICPSDNKGDSAFQLAVENDEYEIAKLLLEQGANVDEVIKSGDYQGSTLLHVAFDNNELEIVQLLLDYGVNINVVDSEMKTCIFYTTQLTDLTMLELLLRNGSDLKVVDLENNTPLFNAVSSTSLASVNLFLHYGAQVNVTNKFLMTPLHLAAQNPSWKIMESLIMKGANVSAADLKGLTPLHTAILQGFVGNIKCLLIAGADVNARDINGETPLNYAVQQEDMEDMIEELLRRNADVNCCDNNGLKPLHSAADAAFDEYIEILLEFGADIEAIDNEGRTALHMTDSFDNDYHLRWESVPLMFKLFKDHIFKMQIVDLVVGEDNLKIINEYYGNKIDVTDSFKERCLKEIEEMKRVKIRTTGISYFDILKKGRHKVARYAMIPGIEDAFKRFEYANLFPLYRGILKKCFDCAAKRKQVLVLDKYRLLDNVFPLVPEYCVDEIIKFLGDNDLKTFIEACY, encoded by the exons ATGCGCGTcgagaatataaaaataaatttaaaaaaag taatggCTGCGGTTAATAGCAACATATTAAGCCGAAAATTATCCAACGCAGTACATCGCGGTGACTACGACGAAGTACTTAGCCTAATAACAATCCTAAAAGAAACTGACGAGAATTTATGGCAAGACTGCAGTTATTCTTTATTGAGCGATGCGATAAAAAAAGGGCACAAATCGGTGGCCATTTTGTTGTTGAACAACCAAGCGAAGATATGTCCAAGCGACAACAAAGGAGACTCAGCTTTTCAATTGGCAGTCGAGAACGATGAGTATGAAATAGCAAAGCTTCTTCTTGAACAAGGCGCAAATGTTGATGAAGTTATTAAATCAGGTGATTATCAAGGTAGTACTTTGTTACACGTGGCATTTGACAACAATGAGCTTGAAATAGTCCAATTATTGCTGGATTATGGTGTGAATATCAACGTAGTTGACAGTGAAATGAAaacttgtattttttatacgaCGCAATTGACGGATTTGACGATGCTGGAATTGCTGCTAAGAAACGGCTCGGATTTGAAGGTCGTTGATTTGGAAAACAACACTCCGTTGTTCAACGCAGTGAGTTCGACGAGTTTGGCAAGTGTGAACTTGTTTCTGCACTATGGAGCTCAGGTGAATGTCACGAATAAGTTCCTTATGACTCCGTTGCATTTGGCAGCGCAAAATCCGTCCTGGAAGATCATGGAGAGCTTGATAATGAAGGGTGCGAATGTAAGCGCGGCTGATTTGAAAGGTTTGACGCCTTTACACACTGCAATATTGCAAGGGTTCGTTGGGAACATCAAGTGTCTTCTTATAGCTGGCGCTGATGTTAATGCGAGGGATATTAACGGTGAAACTCCGCTAAATTATGCAGTTCAGCAAGAAGACATGGAGGATATGATTGAAGAACTGTTGAGGCGCAATGCTGATGTCAATTGTTGCGATAACAATGGCCTTAAGCCGCTTCATTCTGCTGCAGATGCTGCATTTGATGAGTACATTGAAATACTTCTGGAGTTTGGCGCTGACATTGAAGCTATCGATAATGAAGGACGCACTGCGCTGCATATGACCGACAGTTTTGATAATGATTATCATCTGAGGTGGGAAAGTGTTCCGCTGATGTTTAAGTTGTTTAAGGATCATATCTTCAAGATGCAAATAGTAGATTTGGTGGTCGGAGAAGATAATTTGAAGATTATCAACGAGTATtatggaaataaaattgatgttaCGGATAGTTTTAAAGAAAGGTGCTTGAAAGAGATTGAAGAAATGAAAAGAGTTAAAATTAGAACCACTGGAATCAGCTACTTTGATATTTTGAAGAAAGGCAGGCATAAAGTCGCTAGATATGCGATGATTCCTGGGATTGAAGATGCTTTCAAGAGGTTTGAATACGCAAACTTGTTTCCGCTCTACCGAGGGATCTTGAAGAAATGCTTCGATTGTGCAGCGAAGAGAAAGCAAGTTTTGGTGTTAGATAAATATCGTCTTCTTGATAATGTCTTTCCTCTGGTGCCGGAATATTGCGttgatgaaataattaaattcttggGAGATAATGATTTGAAAACTTTTATCGAGGCTTGCtattaa
- the LOC123267650 gene encoding putative ankyrin repeat protein RF_0381 isoform X3: MAAVNSNILSRKLSNAVHRGDYDEVLSLITILKETDENLWQDCSYSLLSDAIKKGHKSVAILLLNNQAKICPSDNKGDSAFQLAVENDEYEIAKLLLEQGANVDEVIKSGDYQGSTLLHVAFDNNELEIVQLLLDYGVNINVVDSEMKTCIFYTTQLTDLTMLELLLRNGSDLKVVDLENNTPLFNAVSSTSLASVNLFLHYGAQVNVTNKFLMTPLHLAAQNPSWKIMESLIMKGANVSAADLKGLTPLHTAILQGFVGNIKCLLIAGADVNARDINGETPLNYAVQQEDMEDMIEELLRRNADVNCCDNNGLKPLHSAADAAFDEYIEILLEFGADIEAIDNEGRTALHMTDSFDNDYHLRWESVPLMFKLFKDHIFKMQIVDLVVGEDNLKIINEYYGNKIDVTDSFKERCLKEIEEMKRVKIRTTGISYFDILKKGRHKVARYAMIPGIEDAFKRFEYANLFPLYRGILKKCFDCAAKRKQVLVLDKYRLLDNVFPLVPEYCVDEIIKFLGDNDLKTFIEACY, encoded by the exons a tggCTGCGGTTAATAGCAACATATTAAGCCGAAAATTATCCAACGCAGTACATCGCGGTGACTACGACGAAGTACTTAGCCTAATAACAATCCTAAAAGAAACTGACGAGAATTTATGGCAAGACTGCAGTTATTCTTTATTGAGCGATGCGATAAAAAAAGGGCACAAATCGGTGGCCATTTTGTTGTTGAACAACCAAGCGAAGATATGTCCAAGCGACAACAAAGGAGACTCAGCTTTTCAATTGGCAGTCGAGAACGATGAGTATGAAATAGCAAAGCTTCTTCTTGAACAAGGCGCAAATGTTGATGAAGTTATTAAATCAGGTGATTATCAAGGTAGTACTTTGTTACACGTGGCATTTGACAACAATGAGCTTGAAATAGTCCAATTATTGCTGGATTATGGTGTGAATATCAACGTAGTTGACAGTGAAATGAAaacttgtattttttatacgaCGCAATTGACGGATTTGACGATGCTGGAATTGCTGCTAAGAAACGGCTCGGATTTGAAGGTCGTTGATTTGGAAAACAACACTCCGTTGTTCAACGCAGTGAGTTCGACGAGTTTGGCAAGTGTGAACTTGTTTCTGCACTATGGAGCTCAGGTGAATGTCACGAATAAGTTCCTTATGACTCCGTTGCATTTGGCAGCGCAAAATCCGTCCTGGAAGATCATGGAGAGCTTGATAATGAAGGGTGCGAATGTAAGCGCGGCTGATTTGAAAGGTTTGACGCCTTTACACACTGCAATATTGCAAGGGTTCGTTGGGAACATCAAGTGTCTTCTTATAGCTGGCGCTGATGTTAATGCGAGGGATATTAACGGTGAAACTCCGCTAAATTATGCAGTTCAGCAAGAAGACATGGAGGATATGATTGAAGAACTGTTGAGGCGCAATGCTGATGTCAATTGTTGCGATAACAATGGCCTTAAGCCGCTTCATTCTGCTGCAGATGCTGCATTTGATGAGTACATTGAAATACTTCTGGAGTTTGGCGCTGACATTGAAGCTATCGATAATGAAGGACGCACTGCGCTGCATATGACCGACAGTTTTGATAATGATTATCATCTGAGGTGGGAAAGTGTTCCGCTGATGTTTAAGTTGTTTAAGGATCATATCTTCAAGATGCAAATAGTAGATTTGGTGGTCGGAGAAGATAATTTGAAGATTATCAACGAGTATtatggaaataaaattgatgttaCGGATAGTTTTAAAGAAAGGTGCTTGAAAGAGATTGAAGAAATGAAAAGAGTTAAAATTAGAACCACTGGAATCAGCTACTTTGATATTTTGAAGAAAGGCAGGCATAAAGTCGCTAGATATGCGATGATTCCTGGGATTGAAGATGCTTTCAAGAGGTTTGAATACGCAAACTTGTTTCCGCTCTACCGAGGGATCTTGAAGAAATGCTTCGATTGTGCAGCGAAGAGAAAGCAAGTTTTGGTGTTAGATAAATATCGTCTTCTTGATAATGTCTTTCCTCTGGTGCCGGAATATTGCGttgatgaaataattaaattcttggGAGATAATGATTTGAAAACTTTTATCGAGGCTTGCtattaa
- the LOC123267650 gene encoding putative ankyrin repeat protein RF_0381 isoform X2 translates to MAAVNSNILSRKLSNAVHRGDYDEVLSLITILKETDENLWQDCSYSLLSDAIKKGHKSVAILLLNNQAKICPSDNKGDSAFQLAVENDEYEIAKLLLEQGANVDEVIKSGDYQGSTLLHVAFDNNELEIVQLLLDYGVNINVVDSEMKTCIFYTTQLTDLTMLELLLRNGSDLKVVDLENNTPLFNAVSSTSLASVNLFLHYGAQVNVTNKFLMTPLHLAAQNPSWKIMESLIMKGANVSAADLKGLTPLHTAILQGFVGNIKCLLIAGADVNARDINGETPLNYAVQQEDMEDMIEELLRRNADVNCCDNNGLKPLHSAADAAFDEYIEILLEFGADIEAIDNEGRTALHMTDSFDNDYHLRWESVPLMFKLFKDHIFKMQIVDLVVGEDNLKIINEYYGNKIDVTDSFKERCLKEIEEMKRVKIRTTGISYFDILKKGRHKVARYAMIPGIEDAFKRFEYANLFPLYRGILKKCFDCAAKRKQVLVLDKYRLLDNVFPLVPEYCVDEIIKFLGDNDLKTFIEACY, encoded by the coding sequence atggCTGCGGTTAATAGCAACATATTAAGCCGAAAATTATCCAACGCAGTACATCGCGGTGACTACGACGAAGTACTTAGCCTAATAACAATCCTAAAAGAAACTGACGAGAATTTATGGCAAGACTGCAGTTATTCTTTATTGAGCGATGCGATAAAAAAAGGGCACAAATCGGTGGCCATTTTGTTGTTGAACAACCAAGCGAAGATATGTCCAAGCGACAACAAAGGAGACTCAGCTTTTCAATTGGCAGTCGAGAACGATGAGTATGAAATAGCAAAGCTTCTTCTTGAACAAGGCGCAAATGTTGATGAAGTTATTAAATCAGGTGATTATCAAGGTAGTACTTTGTTACACGTGGCATTTGACAACAATGAGCTTGAAATAGTCCAATTATTGCTGGATTATGGTGTGAATATCAACGTAGTTGACAGTGAAATGAAaacttgtattttttatacgaCGCAATTGACGGATTTGACGATGCTGGAATTGCTGCTAAGAAACGGCTCGGATTTGAAGGTCGTTGATTTGGAAAACAACACTCCGTTGTTCAACGCAGTGAGTTCGACGAGTTTGGCAAGTGTGAACTTGTTTCTGCACTATGGAGCTCAGGTGAATGTCACGAATAAGTTCCTTATGACTCCGTTGCATTTGGCAGCGCAAAATCCGTCCTGGAAGATCATGGAGAGCTTGATAATGAAGGGTGCGAATGTAAGCGCGGCTGATTTGAAAGGTTTGACGCCTTTACACACTGCAATATTGCAAGGGTTCGTTGGGAACATCAAGTGTCTTCTTATAGCTGGCGCTGATGTTAATGCGAGGGATATTAACGGTGAAACTCCGCTAAATTATGCAGTTCAGCAAGAAGACATGGAGGATATGATTGAAGAACTGTTGAGGCGCAATGCTGATGTCAATTGTTGCGATAACAATGGCCTTAAGCCGCTTCATTCTGCTGCAGATGCTGCATTTGATGAGTACATTGAAATACTTCTGGAGTTTGGCGCTGACATTGAAGCTATCGATAATGAAGGACGCACTGCGCTGCATATGACCGACAGTTTTGATAATGATTATCATCTGAGGTGGGAAAGTGTTCCGCTGATGTTTAAGTTGTTTAAGGATCATATCTTCAAGATGCAAATAGTAGATTTGGTGGTCGGAGAAGATAATTTGAAGATTATCAACGAGTATtatggaaataaaattgatgttaCGGATAGTTTTAAAGAAAGGTGCTTGAAAGAGATTGAAGAAATGAAAAGAGTTAAAATTAGAACCACTGGAATCAGCTACTTTGATATTTTGAAGAAAGGCAGGCATAAAGTCGCTAGATATGCGATGATTCCTGGGATTGAAGATGCTTTCAAGAGGTTTGAATACGCAAACTTGTTTCCGCTCTACCGAGGGATCTTGAAGAAATGCTTCGATTGTGCAGCGAAGAGAAAGCAAGTTTTGGTGTTAGATAAATATCGTCTTCTTGATAATGTCTTTCCTCTGGTGCCGGAATATTGCGttgatgaaataattaaattcttggGAGATAATGATTTGAAAACTTTTATCGAGGCTTGCtattaa